The region CGAAGAAATTCGGCAGGCTGTCGCCTTCGTAATCGAAGCCAAAGAAGGTGGTGTTCCCCCCCTGCGGAGCCAGTAACTCCGGTTTCTTGCGCACTTTCGGGAAGATGCGGCGCCCCTGCGTGTTGAACAGCGTGGGCGTGCCTCCCAACGAAGAAAACACCTCCAGCGTGGGGGGATTTACCCCGAATACGGGGGTGCGGTCGTAGCGCACCGCCCCAACGGCAATGGCATGTTCGGCATTGGCGTGGCCATACACGGTGCTGCTGTTGGTGAAGTACTCGTCTACGTCCGAAAACCCGAAGTTGATGTATTTGATGTAGCTGGGCACGTACTTGAGCAGAAGTTTCTCCACAAAGCCGGCATCCTCGGGAATGTACTTGCCGATGGCCAGATAGCCGGTAGCGCCGGAAGCGGAAGCGGCCGACAGAATCTCGACCGCATCGCTGTTCAGGTTGTTGTTGATGCCGGAAAGCACGCTAAGGACACTGGCAAAGTTGCCGTCTTCCAGCACCAGCAAAATGTCCAGATCGGTGCTCGAACCGGGGCATCCTTCACATACGGACGCAAAGGGCTGGTCCCACTGAAACGATAGCAGAATGTCGCCGCCCGGCGGAATGGTGAACTGCTGAAACAGATCCACACCCGGTCCCGGATCGAAATCGTGCAGGTAGTAGGTTCCCAGCGTATCGCCAGACAGCACATCGTTCAACATATGAGTCCCCCCGTAGCGGAAAAACGACTCGTACGAATAGTTGTAGTTGTTGCCCGCCGCCGAAAAGTACGGCACGCCGTTTTGGCTGACGGCATCGGCCGCCTGCGCGATGATGCCGTCCTGAAACATCGGCTCGGCATAGTAGAAGACGTCGTCCACAATTACGTCGCTGCCTGCGCTGGCCAGGTTCAGAATGCTCTGCGCAAAATTGGCCTGTCCCAGAAACGCCGAGCTAAACGCCAGGCTGCTGGCTGGCGCCACGTCCAGCACGATTTCGGCCATGCCGCGTCCTTCGTCCGAGCCCGCGCCGGGCAGTTCTTCCAGCACATTGACGAGCGTTTCGTTACCGTTCGGGTTGCCCGGTCCGGGCAGGTCACCGCTGGCAATGCCCGCCGCCGCGCCGTTCAGCGTGTTGTAGCTGTCGGACAGAATGCCGATGGTCACGTCGCGCCCTTTTACGCTGTACAGTTGGCGGGCCAGTGCAGAACGTTGCGCGGCATCGCCCTGGCTCGTGACCGATCCCACGTTGGTAGACGGTTTGTAGGCAGGACTCATGAAGCGCAGCGAGGTTACCTCGTCCAGCGACGTAAGGGCCTCGATGGGCATCAGTCCCGATACCATCCGGCCGAATTGCACGCCATTTTTCAGGCCTTTCGCCTGCAGATCGGCCAGTAGGTCAGCGCCGGAGCCTTCTGCGGTCGCTTCGACCACCACGTATCCGTCTACCACCTGCAAGAGGCCTGTTTTTGGTTGAAACGGAACAACCTGTAGCGTACGAAGGCTTTGTTTGGGGGAAGGAGCGGCTGGTTTTTGCGGCTGCGCCAGATCGACCAACGCGGGGGCCACTTTCGACGCTTTGGCCTTTGGCCCGAGAAGCGTCTGGGCCTGCAACGGCGCTGGCGCATGGGTGAGTACGAGCAAAGCGACTATCCCGGCCAGCGGGAAGCGCTTCCAGAAGTAAGCTTGTTGCATGAGGATGGAAGTGAGGTTAGGAAAAAATTGAAGATTCTCAGGAGGGAATATACTCGTTTCGCGTATGGGTTGGCACCCGACCCGGCACATTAGTCGATAAATCCTATTTATTCATGATTGTTAAAAGCACACTCACGTTCAGGGACTTGCGTTTTTACAAGGGTCGCTCGGGCCGGACCGTGCAGCGGCAACTCGTTCGGCAGAAGAGCGGACGGAAGATAAGACCGCGGGAGCTAGCATCCGGTGCACGA is a window of Catalinimonas alkaloidigena DNA encoding:
- a CDS encoding T9SS type A sorting domain-containing protein, which translates into the protein MQQAYFWKRFPLAGIVALLVLTHAPAPLQAQTLLGPKAKASKVAPALVDLAQPQKPAAPSPKQSLRTLQVVPFQPKTGLLQVVDGYVVVEATAEGSGADLLADLQAKGLKNGVQFGRMVSGLMPIEALTSLDEVTSLRFMSPAYKPSTNVGSVTSQGDAAQRSALARQLYSVKGRDVTIGILSDSYNTLNGAAAGIASGDLPGPGNPNGNETLVNVLEELPGAGSDEGRGMAEIVLDVAPASSLAFSSAFLGQANFAQSILNLASAGSDVIVDDVFYYAEPMFQDGIIAQAADAVSQNGVPYFSAAGNNYNYSYESFFRYGGTHMLNDVLSGDTLGTYYLHDFDPGPGVDLFQQFTIPPGGDILLSFQWDQPFASVCEGCPGSSTDLDILLVLEDGNFASVLSVLSGINNNLNSDAVEILSAASASGATGYLAIGKYIPEDAGFVEKLLLKYVPSYIKYINFGFSDVDEYFTNSSTVYGHANAEHAIAVGAVRYDRTPVFGVNPPTLEVFSSLGGTPTLFNTQGRRIFPKVRKKPELLAPQGGNTTFFGFDYEGDSLPNFFGTSASAPHAAGVAALMLEASDYSLSPKQILKAMQLTAIDMDNPFTPYPDPGFDFATGYGLLQAHRAVGAVLAARSPWQASTNASQQVEGLLVYPNPVRNQLNVDWLDLEGPASLKMYDLTGKLLLQQETQAGVSTSFDVSDLLPGMYVLQVNTAQAQHQVRVLKQ